A window from Mogibacterium neglectum encodes these proteins:
- the groL gene encoding chaperonin GroEL (60 kDa chaperone family; promotes refolding of misfolded polypeptides especially under stressful conditions; forms two stacked rings of heptamers to form a barrel-shaped 14mer; ends can be capped by GroES; misfolded proteins enter the barrel where they are refolded when GroES binds): MAKDLHYGEESRRKLLAGVDKLADTVKITLGPKGRNVLIERSYGSPLITNDGVSIAKEIELEDQVENMGAQLVKEVATKTNDVAGDGTTTATLLTQAIVREGFKNVTAGANPMVLKKGISGAVEVAVEYLKNSAVKVDDKESVAQVASVSAGDREIGELISEAMEKVGTDGVITVEESRSLGTTLDVVEGMQFDRGYLSPYMAANSEKMEAVLDNPYILLTDKKISNIQDLVPLLEDIMKSGKKLLIVADDVDGEALATLVVNKLRGTLDVVAVKAPGFGDRRKAMMEDIAILTGGTVISEELGYELKEATVDMLGKAGTVKVNKDHTVIVNGAGNKAEIEERVEKIKGEIEDSTSDFDREKLQERLAKLVGGVAVINAGAATETELKEKKLRLEDALNATRAAVEEGIVAGGGTSLICAIDKVSEYAESLEGDMKTGARIVVRALEEPVRQIAENAGFEGSVIVAKVKESKKGVGFNAATEAYVDMIEAGIVDPVKVTRSALQNASSVAGMLLTTEAGISEIKEDLPAAPAMPAGGGMGMM; the protein is encoded by the coding sequence ATGGCAAAGGATTTACATTATGGAGAGGAGTCAAGAAGAAAACTCCTCGCAGGCGTAGATAAGCTTGCAGATACGGTTAAAATTACACTTGGACCTAAAGGCAGAAATGTTCTCATCGAGAGATCATATGGATCTCCGCTTATTACTAACGACGGAGTTTCAATCGCTAAGGAGATTGAGCTCGAAGATCAGGTTGAGAACATGGGTGCTCAACTGGTTAAGGAAGTTGCTACCAAGACTAACGATGTAGCAGGTGATGGAACTACTACAGCTACACTGCTAACACAGGCAATCGTTCGCGAGGGCTTCAAGAACGTAACTGCTGGTGCTAATCCAATGGTTCTCAAGAAGGGAATCAGCGGTGCTGTAGAGGTTGCAGTTGAGTACCTCAAGAACAGTGCAGTTAAGGTAGATGACAAGGAGAGCGTAGCTCAGGTCGCTTCTGTTTCAGCAGGAGATAGAGAGATTGGAGAGCTCATCTCAGAGGCTATGGAGAAGGTAGGAACTGACGGAGTAATAACAGTCGAAGAATCTAGATCTCTCGGCACTACACTAGATGTAGTTGAGGGTATGCAGTTCGATAGAGGATACCTGTCACCATATATGGCAGCTAATTCTGAGAAGATGGAAGCAGTTCTCGATAACCCATATATCCTTCTTACAGACAAGAAGATTTCCAACATCCAGGACCTAGTTCCACTTCTTGAGGACATCATGAAGTCCGGTAAGAAGTTGCTCATCGTTGCAGATGACGTAGATGGCGAGGCGCTCGCAACACTCGTTGTTAACAAGTTAAGAGGAACTCTTGATGTAGTGGCTGTAAAGGCCCCTGGATTTGGCGACAGAAGAAAGGCTATGATGGAGGATATCGCAATCCTCACAGGCGGTACTGTTATCAGCGAGGAGCTAGGATACGAGCTTAAGGAAGCTACAGTGGACATGCTCGGTAAGGCTGGAACTGTTAAGGTTAATAAGGATCATACAGTAATCGTTAACGGTGCTGGAAATAAGGCTGAAATCGAAGAGAGAGTTGAGAAAATCAAGGGAGAGATCGAGGATTCGACTTCTGATTTCGACAGAGAGAAGCTACAGGAGAGACTTGCTAAGCTAGTTGGCGGAGTTGCAGTTATCAATGCTGGAGCTGCCACAGAGACAGAGTTAAAGGAGAAGAAGCTCAGACTTGAGGATGCTCTCAATGCTACAAGGGCAGCTGTTGAGGAAGGCATCGTTGCAGGTGGTGGTACATCGCTTATCTGTGCAATCGATAAGGTATCTGAGTATGCTGAGAGCCTAGAAGGAGATATGAAGACTGGTGCTAGAATCGTAGTCAGAGCACTAGAGGAGCCAGTTAGACAGATTGCTGAGAACGCTGGATTTGAAGGTAGCGTAATTGTTGCTAAGGTTAAGGAGTCCAAGAAGGGCGTAGGATTTAATGCAGCAACAGAGGCGTACGTAGACATGATTGAAGCTGGTATCGTTGACCCGGTTAAGGTTACTAGATCTGCGCTTCAGAACGCTTCAAGTGTAGCAGGTATGCTTCTCACTACTGAAGCTGGAATTTCTGAGATTAAGGAAGATTTGCCAGCTGCACCTGCAATGCCTGCAGGCGGCGGAATGGGCATGATGTAA
- a CDS encoding co-chaperone GroES yields the protein MGIKPLGARVVIKRSEALEKTEGGLILSASAKEKPQEAEVLAVGPGTEDEKMEVKVGDKVIFSKYGGTELKYGGEDYIILSQKDILAVIE from the coding sequence ATAGGAATAAAGCCACTAGGTGCAAGAGTCGTAATTAAACGTAGTGAAGCACTTGAGAAGACGGAAGGCGGTCTGATACTTTCGGCAAGTGCCAAGGAGAAGCCACAGGAGGCTGAGGTCCTCGCAGTAGGTCCAGGAACTGAAGACGAGAAGATGGAAGTAAAGGTTGGAGATAAGGTTATATTCTCAAAGTACGGCGGCACAGAGCTCAAGTACGGTGGTGAGGATTATATCATCTTGAGCCAGAAGGATATCTTGGCAGTAATCGAGTAA
- a CDS encoding DNA-3-methyladenine glycosylase family protein, with protein sequence MNNIKVIRFDNLHDIELPHVFECGQCFRWNECEDGSYIGVTGGYAAHVSLEHYDDSCALIIECTGGSEEYWHRYFDLDTDYSAMKKTLLRGEPKLARSIDICHGIRILNQDYWEVLISFIVSQNNNIPRIKKCIESLAKNYGTEIGEFMGEVRYAFPTPDQLSKATLGELADLKLGYRNAYIVSAPKHFAEQGIPTGTTEEKHKALLSYLGVGPKVANCILLFGLRDFTAFPIDIWMKKIMVDLYGFDIKDIKGMQKFADEHFGDLGGIAQQYLFYYYRSMK encoded by the coding sequence ATGAACAACATTAAGGTTATTAGATTTGATAATTTGCACGATATAGAGTTACCTCATGTGTTCGAGTGTGGACAGTGTTTTCGCTGGAATGAGTGCGAGGATGGTTCATACATAGGTGTTACAGGAGGCTATGCTGCACACGTTTCGCTTGAGCATTATGATGATTCGTGCGCACTCATAATTGAGTGCACAGGCGGAAGTGAGGAGTACTGGCATAGATATTTCGATTTGGATACGGACTACAGTGCTATGAAGAAGACTCTTCTAAGGGGCGAACCTAAGCTAGCAAGGTCAATTGACATATGCCACGGTATCAGAATACTCAATCAGGACTACTGGGAGGTGCTAATTTCCTTTATAGTCTCACAGAACAACAATATTCCAAGGATTAAGAAATGCATCGAGTCGTTAGCGAAGAATTACGGCACAGAGATAGGTGAATTCATGGGTGAGGTGAGATACGCATTTCCGACACCTGATCAACTATCTAAGGCCACGCTTGGAGAACTTGCAGACCTGAAACTCGGGTACAGGAATGCCTACATCGTATCGGCACCTAAGCACTTTGCGGAGCAAGGTATACCGACGGGAACGACGGAAGAGAAGCACAAAGCGCTACTATCATATTTAGGCGTCGGACCTAAGGTTGCGAACTGCATATTGCTATTTGGATTAAGAGACTTTACTGCATTTCCTATAGATATCTGGATGAAGAAGATAATGGTTGACCTCTATGGTTTTGACATAAAGGATATCAAAGGCATGCAGAAGTTTGCAGACGAGCACTTCGGAGATTTAGGAGGCATCGCGCAGCAATATCTGTTCTATTACTATAGAAGCATGAAGTGA
- a CDS encoding Rid family detoxifying hydrolase yields MFEYTDIKTAPVALGPYSQAVMAGNTLYASGAIGIDPETGKFVGEDVQSQCEQACKNVGEILKANGMTYDNVVKTTCYILDMTEFKDFNEVYAKYFTSKPARSCVAITALPAGALCEVEIIAVK; encoded by the coding sequence ATGTTTGAATATACCGATATCAAGACTGCTCCTGTAGCTCTCGGACCATATTCACAGGCAGTGATGGCAGGAAATACACTTTATGCTTCTGGCGCAATCGGAATCGACCCTGAGACAGGAAAGTTTGTAGGCGAAGATGTGCAGAGCCAGTGCGAGCAGGCTTGTAAAAATGTAGGAGAGATTCTTAAGGCTAATGGCATGACTTACGATAACGTAGTTAAGACCACTTGCTATATCCTCGATATGACAGAGTTCAAGGATTTCAATGAAGTGTATGCTAAGTATTTCACTTCAAAACCAGCTAGATCCTGTGTTGCAATCACAGCACTTCCAGCAGGAGCACTCTGTGAAGTGGAAATTATTGCAGTAAAGTAA
- a CDS encoding RNA-binding protein produces the protein MIDKNMDNDKIITARIEDKLEQAERGSYITTTGFLNMHEQSLAMRVVRGRNDVKSFFYGGYEDAERGILMFVPDVYADTLEEALEMISPLSVLHIKASPGGRKLTHRDYLGSVLSLGLDRSVIGDILVNDKGADMIINSEIVDFLLSEFHSAGHTNLQITASEICNLKVPEQMVKSVRDTLSSPRLDNVVSAAFHVSRSEAVRAIKGGIVFVNHDEVTKIDKRIDEGNTIVLRGKGKAVLTEFSGLSKKGRIWAEFKVFI, from the coding sequence TTGATAGATAAGAACATGGATAACGACAAGATTATTACAGCGCGAATAGAGGATAAGCTAGAGCAGGCTGAACGCGGTAGCTACATTACCACGACAGGTTTTCTCAACATGCACGAACAGTCGCTTGCCATGCGCGTAGTCAGGGGGAGGAATGACGTCAAATCATTTTTCTACGGTGGCTACGAGGATGCCGAGAGGGGAATTCTCATGTTCGTTCCGGATGTCTATGCAGATACTCTCGAGGAAGCGCTGGAGATGATTTCCCCACTCTCGGTGCTCCATATCAAGGCTTCTCCTGGTGGCAGAAAGCTCACACACAGGGACTATCTCGGTTCTGTTCTATCGCTCGGACTCGATAGGTCTGTGATCGGTGATATCCTGGTAAATGATAAAGGTGCTGACATGATTATAAATTCAGAAATCGTAGATTTTCTTCTATCCGAATTTCACAGCGCAGGTCATACAAATCTCCAGATCACGGCCTCTGAGATATGCAATCTGAAAGTCCCCGAGCAGATGGTGAAATCGGTTAGAGATACGCTCTCTTCACCAAGACTGGATAACGTCGTGTCAGCAGCATTTCATGTCTCTCGAAGTGAAGCGGTGAGAGCCATAAAGGGTGGCATCGTATTTGTAAATCACGATGAAGTAACCAAGATAGATAAGCGTATAGATGAAGGCAACACGATAGTTCTACGCGGCAAGGGAAAGGCAGTGCTCACAGAATTCTCTGGACTCTCCAAGAAGGGGAGAATCTGGGCTGAGTTTAAGGTGTTCATTTAG
- the tsaA gene encoding tRNA (N6-threonylcarbamoyladenosine(37)-N6)-methyltransferase TrmO, translating to MNDIHEIRKIAVIKSAFKQKYGIPRQPRLVQGLKSEIVFGDEFNNPDAVRGLEEFSHIWLIWGFSRNKIDMNVKNPAWKPTVRPPRLGGDIRKGVFATRSPYRPNSLGMSAVKLLEIRNVSGKLSLIVEGADLLDGTPIYDIKPYVPYSDIITDADKGFAHGVDTAIDVEFPENLLSKVDEEFRAPLMRILELDPRDAYDRESVKPCKMAFANVDIEFEFQGGKLVVTSVKKL from the coding sequence ATGAACGATATACATGAGATTCGCAAGATTGCCGTCATTAAATCTGCATTCAAGCAGAAGTACGGTATACCGAGGCAGCCGAGGCTCGTACAAGGTCTGAAGTCGGAGATAGTCTTCGGCGACGAATTTAATAATCCAGACGCTGTGAGAGGACTCGAAGAGTTCTCTCACATTTGGCTAATTTGGGGATTCTCACGTAACAAGATAGATATGAATGTGAAGAACCCAGCGTGGAAACCGACTGTGAGACCCCCTCGACTTGGCGGAGATATACGTAAGGGGGTATTTGCCACAAGGTCGCCATATAGACCGAACTCACTTGGCATGTCCGCAGTTAAGCTACTTGAGATAAGAAATGTGAGTGGTAAGCTCAGCCTTATCGTTGAAGGAGCAGATCTCCTTGACGGAACGCCTATATACGACATCAAGCCGTATGTCCCATATAGTGATATCATCACAGATGCAGATAAAGGGTTTGCACATGGTGTCGACACTGCGATAGATGTGGAATTTCCAGAGAATTTACTTTCAAAAGTAGATGAAGAGTTTCGCGCGCCACTCATGAGGATTCTTGAACTTGATCCACGTGATGCATATGATAGAGAATCTGTAAAGCCTTGTAAGATGGCGTTTGCAAACGTGGATATAGAGTTTGAGTTTCAAGGCGGAAAGTTGGTTGTCACATCGGTGAAGAAGCTTTAA
- a CDS encoding nitroreductase family protein translates to MNIRECVKMRHSVRAYEDRPIDTKAVEDLKVMIQQCNREGDMHFQLIQDEPKAFSSLLAKYGKFSNVKNYITVVGRRRDDLDDKAGYYGEKLVIRCMQHGLNTCWVGGTYKKVKEVIDVGHDEKIVAVIALGYGQTMGSIRKSKKPEDVFDGKSSRISRYEDTPEWFKKGVEMALLAPTAMNRQKFTFAISGDRVKIKSGFGKFTKLDVGIVKYHFEIGASPKEFVWA, encoded by the coding sequence ATGAACATAAGAGAGTGTGTAAAGATGAGACACTCCGTGCGTGCTTACGAGGATAGGCCTATTGACACGAAGGCGGTAGAAGACCTCAAGGTCATGATTCAGCAGTGTAACCGCGAGGGAGACATGCATTTCCAGCTTATACAGGATGAGCCAAAGGCGTTCTCGAGTTTACTTGCAAAATACGGAAAATTTTCTAACGTCAAAAATTACATCACCGTAGTCGGCAGGAGGCGCGATGACCTCGATGACAAGGCGGGGTACTACGGTGAGAAGTTAGTGATTCGCTGCATGCAACATGGGTTAAACACTTGCTGGGTCGGCGGAACGTACAAGAAGGTCAAGGAGGTCATCGACGTTGGGCACGATGAGAAGATAGTTGCCGTAATCGCTCTTGGATATGGACAGACTATGGGGTCTATCAGAAAATCTAAGAAGCCAGAGGATGTGTTCGATGGCAAGTCTTCAAGGATCTCAAGATACGAGGACACACCTGAGTGGTTCAAGAAGGGTGTAGAGATGGCGCTTTTAGCACCTACAGCCATGAATAGGCAGAAATTTACTTTTGCGATAAGTGGGGATAGAGTCAAGATAAAATCAGGATTTGGAAAGTTCACTAAGCTCGATGTTGGTATAGTGAAGTACCATTTCGAAATTGGAGCATCGCCAAAGGAGTTCGTTTGGGCATAG
- the carB gene encoding carbamoyl-phosphate synthase large subunit, producing the protein MAKRNDINKILVIGSGPIVIGQAAEFDYAGTQACIALREEGYEVVLCNSNPATIMTDTSMADKVYMEPLTLEYLARIIRYERPDAILPGIGGQTGLNLAMQLEKKGVLKECRVELLGTKSNSIERAEDRELFKELCEELGEPVIQSDIANSEEHGLEIAKDIGFPVVLRPAFTLGGTGGGFAYNEEEFKELLKRALSISPTHQVLIEKSIKGFKEIEYEVMRDGSDTAIAVCDMENLDPVGVHTGDSIVICPTQTVSKEDKEMLKTSALKIIRALQIEGGCNVQFALNPNSSEYYLIEVNPRVSRSSALASKASGYPIARITAKIAVGMTLDEIEIIDQPASVEPAVDYVVSKVSRFPFDKFADADNKLGTQMKATGEVMSIGMNLEESILKAVRSLEIGVSHIYMEKFDTWDTDEMKEYITEGRDDRIFAIAELLRRGVSKSEICELTSINEYFIEMFENIISIENELKANKNDVARLRIAKQYGFSDVEIARLWNVTEEQVWKLREAVELFPEYKMIDSCAGSKDAYVPYFYSTFDGSETKITRNSGKRKIVVLGSGPIRIGQGIEFDYSTVQAVKTLRSQGCEAIIINNNPETVSTDYTTADKLYFEPLCVEDVMNILRLEKPDGVIVSLGGQTAVNLANALDERGVKIIGTDCAAINAAEDRDEFDKLLQKLGIAKPEGKAVTDIDEGCEVAKEIGYPVLVRPSFVLGGRAMRIVADETQLRQYLRTAVEIDEDKPVLVDHYIRGKEIEVDAICDGTDVFIPGIMELVERTGVHSGDSISIYPPCSISEDVKETIRDYTEKLGLGIGIRGLFNIQFIVDSSENVYIIEVNPRSSRTVPFLSKATGYNLADIASKVMLGISLEEQGFKGVKPLEKKRWYVKVPAFSFAKLSGMDIRLSPEMKSTGEAIGYDDDMMRAFYKAMQAAGMRMQNYGTVFASINDESKEDALPLIRGFYDLGFNIEATEGTAQFLKNNGVKTRSFEHTDNSLDAVMDEFRQGYVTYVINIGDIRSVDANSMGSRIRKCAAENSVTTLTSLDTVRVLLKALDDITFKVSTIDA; encoded by the coding sequence ATGGCAAAAAGAAATGACATCAATAAAATTCTGGTTATCGGATCAGGTCCAATCGTAATCGGTCAGGCAGCAGAGTTTGACTACGCTGGCACACAGGCATGTATCGCGCTCAGGGAAGAGGGATATGAAGTGGTGCTTTGCAACTCCAATCCTGCGACTATCATGACGGATACATCTATGGCAGATAAGGTGTACATGGAACCGTTAACCCTCGAATACCTAGCAAGGATTATCAGATACGAAAGACCTGACGCTATTTTACCTGGAATCGGTGGACAGACCGGACTAAACCTTGCGATGCAGCTTGAGAAGAAGGGTGTACTTAAAGAGTGCCGTGTTGAACTCCTCGGAACCAAGAGTAATAGTATTGAACGAGCTGAAGATAGAGAGCTTTTTAAAGAACTTTGCGAAGAACTTGGAGAACCTGTAATCCAATCCGACATTGCAAATAGCGAAGAGCATGGACTTGAGATTGCAAAAGATATTGGTTTTCCTGTGGTTCTCCGCCCGGCGTTCACTCTCGGTGGCACAGGTGGTGGATTTGCATATAATGAAGAAGAATTTAAAGAACTTCTCAAACGTGCGCTCTCAATATCCCCAACCCACCAGGTATTGATTGAGAAGAGTATCAAGGGCTTCAAGGAGATAGAGTACGAGGTAATGAGAGATGGAAGTGACACAGCAATTGCAGTCTGTGATATGGAAAACCTCGATCCAGTTGGAGTACACACAGGCGACTCGATAGTAATATGCCCAACACAGACTGTAAGCAAAGAAGACAAAGAGATGCTTAAGACTAGTGCGCTTAAAATTATCCGCGCACTTCAGATAGAGGGTGGCTGCAACGTGCAGTTCGCTCTTAATCCAAATTCGTCCGAATATTATTTAATCGAGGTAAACCCAAGAGTGTCTCGTTCATCCGCACTTGCATCCAAGGCAAGTGGATATCCAATCGCAAGAATTACGGCCAAAATAGCAGTCGGTATGACACTGGATGAGATTGAGATTATAGACCAGCCAGCTTCGGTAGAACCTGCCGTTGACTATGTTGTGAGCAAGGTGTCTAGGTTCCCGTTCGACAAGTTTGCAGATGCAGATAATAAGCTAGGAACGCAGATGAAGGCTACTGGAGAAGTTATGAGCATCGGTATGAATCTCGAAGAGAGTATACTCAAAGCCGTTCGCTCCCTTGAGATTGGTGTATCTCACATCTACATGGAGAAGTTCGATACTTGGGATACTGATGAGATGAAGGAGTATATAACTGAGGGCCGCGACGATAGAATTTTTGCAATAGCAGAGCTTCTAAGAAGAGGAGTGAGTAAGTCGGAGATATGTGAACTAACCTCTATAAATGAGTATTTTATAGAGATGTTCGAGAATATTATCTCAATTGAGAACGAACTGAAAGCTAATAAAAACGACGTCGCAAGACTGAGGATAGCCAAGCAGTACGGATTTTCAGATGTTGAAATTGCAAGGCTTTGGAATGTAACAGAAGAGCAGGTATGGAAGCTACGCGAGGCAGTCGAGCTATTCCCAGAGTACAAGATGATAGATTCGTGTGCAGGATCGAAGGATGCATATGTGCCATACTTTTATTCGACCTTTGACGGAAGTGAGACCAAGATAACTAGGAATTCTGGCAAGAGGAAGATTGTAGTTCTAGGTTCGGGGCCAATCCGAATCGGGCAGGGCATTGAGTTCGATTACTCGACAGTTCAGGCGGTAAAGACTCTCCGCAGTCAGGGCTGTGAGGCTATAATCATAAATAACAACCCTGAGACAGTTTCGACAGACTACACGACTGCAGATAAGCTCTACTTTGAGCCACTTTGTGTCGAGGATGTTATGAATATCCTAAGACTCGAGAAACCAGATGGTGTAATCGTTTCGCTAGGAGGACAGACAGCTGTGAACCTTGCGAATGCTCTCGATGAAAGGGGTGTAAAGATTATCGGAACTGACTGTGCAGCAATCAACGCTGCCGAGGATAGAGATGAGTTCGATAAACTGCTCCAGAAGCTCGGTATCGCTAAGCCAGAAGGAAAAGCAGTCACTGACATAGATGAAGGTTGCGAAGTTGCTAAGGAGATAGGTTATCCGGTACTTGTTAGACCAAGCTTCGTGCTTGGCGGTAGAGCGATGAGAATTGTTGCGGACGAGACTCAGCTCAGACAGTACCTGAGAACAGCCGTGGAAATCGACGAAGATAAACCAGTGCTCGTTGACCACTATATCCGCGGGAAGGAAATCGAGGTGGATGCGATCTGCGATGGTACAGATGTATTTATCCCAGGCATCATGGAGCTCGTTGAACGTACAGGTGTTCACTCTGGAGACTCGATTAGTATCTACCCACCATGCTCCATCTCAGAGGATGTCAAGGAGACTATTAGGGATTACACAGAGAAGCTGGGTCTCGGAATAGGTATTCGCGGGCTATTCAACATCCAATTCATTGTCGATTCTTCTGAAAATGTGTATATAATCGAGGTAAATCCAAGATCCTCGAGAACCGTCCCATTCCTTTCCAAGGCTACCGGATACAACCTTGCAGATATCGCATCCAAGGTAATGCTCGGAATCAGCTTAGAGGAGCAAGGGTTCAAGGGTGTGAAGCCGCTCGAGAAGAAGAGATGGTATGTAAAGGTGCCAGCGTTCTCATTCGCAAAGCTCTCTGGAATGGATATAAGACTATCGCCTGAGATGAAATCAACTGGCGAAGCCATCGGGTATGATGATGATATGATGCGTGCTTTTTACAAGGCCATGCAGGCGGCAGGCATGAGGATGCAGAATTACGGAACGGTATTTGCATCGATCAACGACGAGTCTAAGGAGGATGCACTTCCTCTAATCAGAGGCTTCTACGATCTAGGATTCAACATCGAAGCGACAGAGGGTACGGCACAGTTCCTGAAAAATAACGGTGTTAAGACCAGAAGCTTCGAGCATACAGATAATAGTCTGGATGCAGTAATGGATGAGTTCAGACAGGGTTACGTTACTTACGTGATTAATATCGGAGATATCAGATCCGTAGATGCGAACTCCATGGGTAGTCGCATCAGAAAGTGTGCAGCTGAAAATAGCGTGACTACGCTCACTTCACTTGATACCGTGAGAGTACTGCTAAAGGCACTAGATGATATAACATTTAAGGTGTCCACAATCGATGCTTAG
- a CDS encoding radical SAM protein, which yields MTLREKATLAAFNKAVDIGFKKIKKNPREGMLDIVGIIDKYMMPKSEQENSGKKAIENIRREFADPNSSWVSFATDMVNDVDENVIKHFVSNVGFNAAYKGNKKRCKLQREENCNIPWAILFDPTSACNLKCTGCWAAEYGHKNNLSYDEMASIIKQGNDIGTYMYILTGGEPLVRKDDIIKLAEEFNDSEFHIFTNGTLIDEKFCKEVQRVGNISFAISIEGTEESTDSRRGKGVYKRVMDSMKLLQKHHLLYGVSICYTSVNYKYVTDDEFIMMLREHGCKLAWYFHYMPVGNDADPSLMPTASQRKHVMDKVHIIRSKDYANNMFAIDFQNDGEYIGGCIAGGRNYFHINSAGDMEPCVFIHYSDSNIRKDTIMEALKKPLFMAYHHNQPFNSNHLKPCPMLENPGRLSEMVNDSGAHSTDMISPESAEHLENKCKPYAKQWNATAEAIWSHRKHNKGVH from the coding sequence ATGACACTTAGAGAGAAAGCAACATTAGCTGCATTTAATAAAGCTGTTGATATAGGATTCAAAAAGATTAAGAAGAATCCTAGAGAAGGTATGCTTGATATCGTCGGTATTATAGATAAATATATGATGCCTAAAAGCGAACAGGAAAATAGTGGTAAGAAAGCTATCGAGAATATCAGGCGTGAGTTTGCAGATCCCAACTCAAGCTGGGTTTCATTTGCAACCGATATGGTAAACGACGTAGATGAGAATGTAATCAAACACTTTGTTTCTAACGTCGGATTCAATGCGGCATACAAGGGCAATAAAAAGAGATGCAAATTGCAGCGTGAAGAGAATTGCAATATTCCGTGGGCAATATTGTTTGATCCAACATCGGCGTGTAACCTTAAGTGCACAGGATGCTGGGCAGCCGAATATGGTCATAAGAATAACCTTAGTTATGATGAAATGGCTAGTATTATTAAGCAAGGTAATGATATTGGGACATATATGTACATTCTCACGGGTGGGGAGCCACTTGTACGCAAGGACGATATTATAAAACTTGCGGAAGAATTCAATGATAGTGAATTCCATATTTTTACGAACGGAACTCTTATTGATGAAAAGTTTTGTAAAGAAGTTCAACGTGTAGGAAATATTTCCTTTGCAATTAGCATTGAGGGTACCGAAGAGTCAACAGATTCTCGCCGTGGAAAAGGTGTGTATAAGAGAGTTATGGATTCAATGAAGTTGTTGCAGAAACATCATTTGTTATATGGAGTATCTATTTGTTATACGAGTGTAAACTACAAGTATGTAACTGACGATGAATTCATTATGATGCTTAGAGAACATGGGTGTAAACTAGCTTGGTACTTCCATTACATGCCTGTTGGTAATGATGCAGATCCAAGTTTGATGCCGACTGCGTCACAGCGTAAACATGTGATGGATAAAGTTCACATCATTAGATCTAAGGATTATGCTAATAACATGTTTGCTATTGACTTCCAAAATGACGGGGAGTACATTGGCGGATGCATCGCAGGTGGACGCAATTACTTCCATATCAATTCGGCAGGTGATATGGAACCATGCGTGTTTATACATTATTCTGATTCGAATATTCGCAAGGATACTATAATGGAAGCTCTTAAGAAACCGCTGTTCATGGCATATCACCATAATCAGCCATTTAACAGCAATCATCTAAAGCCTTGCCCAATGCTCGAGAATCCTGGCAGACTTTCCGAGATGGTAAATGATTCAGGTGCACATTCAACAGATATGATTTCACCTGAAAGTGCTGAACATCTTGAAAATAAGTGTAAACCATATGCTAAGCAATGGAATGCAACTGCCGAAGCGATTTGGAGCCATAGAAAACATAATAAGGGAGTGCATTAA